A stretch of Pseudomonas sp. 7SR1 DNA encodes these proteins:
- a CDS encoding [protein-PII] uridylyltransferase, which yields MPQVDPELFDRGQFQAELALKASPIPAFKKAIRQAHEVLDQRFRNGRDIRRLIEDRAWFVDNILQRAWEQFSWNPDTHIALVAVGGYGRGELHPYSDIDLLILLDGDDHEVFRDSIERFLTLLWDIGLEVGQSVRSVQECADEARADLTVITNLMESRTIAGPERLRQRMLDVTSTAHMWPSKDFFLAKHAEQKARHHKYNDTEYNLEPNVKGSPGGLRDIQTILWVARRQYGTLNLRALAGEGFLVESENALLASSQEFLWKVRYALHMLAGRAEDRLLFDHQRSIAGLLGFEGSDAKQAIENFMQQYYRVVMSIAQLSELIIQHFEEVILAPEDAEPPQPINARFQLHDGYIEARNDNVFRRTPFAMIEIFVLMAQQPEIKGVRADTIRLLRENRHLIDDDFRHDIRNTSLFIELFKCKIGVHRNLRRMNRYGILGRYLPEFGFIVGQMQHDLFHIYTVDAHTLNLIKHLRKLQYTQVSEKFPLASKLMGKLPKPELIYMAGLYHDIGKGRQGDHSEIGAVDAEAFCQRHQLPAWDSRLIVWLVQNHLVMSTTAQRKDLSDPQVIHDFAQVVGDETRLDYLYVLTVADINATNPTLWNSWRASLLRQLYTETKRALRRGLENPVDREEQIRRTQSAALDILVRGGTDPDDVEQLWSQLGDDYFLRHTAGDVAWHSDAILQQPADGGPLVLIKETTQREFEGGTQIFIYAPDQHDFFAVTVAAMDQLNLNIHDARIITSSSQFTLDTYIVLDTDGDSIGDNPARVKQIRDGLTEALRNPADYPTIIQRRVPRQLKHFAFAPQVTIHNDAQRQITVLELSAPDRPGLLARIGHIFLEFDLSLQNAKIATLGERVEDVFFITDAHNQPLSDPQLCSRLQDAIVRHLSVNQEPDAHPTRISI from the coding sequence ATGCCGCAGGTGGATCCCGAACTCTTCGACCGCGGCCAGTTCCAGGCTGAACTGGCCCTGAAGGCAAGCCCCATCCCGGCCTTCAAGAAGGCGATCCGCCAGGCCCACGAAGTGCTCGACCAGCGCTTTCGCAATGGCCGGGATATCCGTCGGCTGATCGAGGATCGCGCCTGGTTCGTCGATAACATCCTGCAAAGGGCCTGGGAGCAGTTCAGCTGGAACCCTGACACCCATATCGCCCTGGTGGCGGTGGGCGGTTACGGCCGGGGGGAGCTGCATCCCTACTCCGACATCGACTTGCTGATCCTGCTGGACGGCGACGATCACGAAGTCTTTCGCGACTCCATCGAACGCTTCCTGACGCTGCTGTGGGACATCGGCCTGGAAGTCGGCCAGAGCGTGCGGTCGGTACAGGAATGCGCCGATGAAGCCCGCGCCGACCTGACGGTGATCACCAACCTGATGGAAAGCCGCACCATCGCCGGCCCTGAGCGCTTGCGCCAGCGCATGCTTGACGTTACCAGCACGGCGCACATGTGGCCCAGCAAGGATTTTTTCCTGGCCAAGCATGCCGAGCAAAAGGCCCGTCACCACAAGTACAACGACACCGAGTACAACCTGGAACCCAACGTGAAGGGCTCCCCCGGCGGTTTGCGGGACATCCAGACGATCCTGTGGGTTGCCCGCCGCCAGTACGGCACCCTGAACCTGCGAGCCCTGGCCGGCGAAGGGTTCCTGGTCGAGAGCGAGAACGCCCTGCTGGCATCCTCCCAGGAGTTCCTGTGGAAGGTACGCTACGCCCTGCACATGCTCGCCGGGCGCGCCGAAGATCGCCTGCTGTTCGACCATCAGCGCTCCATCGCCGGCCTGCTGGGCTTCGAAGGGAGCGATGCCAAGCAGGCCATCGAAAACTTCATGCAGCAGTACTACCGGGTGGTGATGAGCATCGCGCAGCTCAGCGAGCTGATCATCCAGCATTTCGAGGAAGTCATCCTCGCGCCGGAAGACGCCGAGCCGCCCCAGCCTATCAACGCCCGCTTCCAGTTGCACGACGGTTACATCGAGGCACGCAACGACAACGTATTCCGGCGTACGCCCTTCGCCATGATCGAGATTTTCGTGCTCATGGCCCAGCAGCCGGAAATCAAGGGCGTGCGCGCCGACACCATTCGCCTGCTGCGGGAAAACCGCCACCTGATCGATGACGATTTCCGTCACGACATCCGCAACACCAGCCTGTTCATCGAGTTGTTCAAGTGCAAGATCGGCGTGCACCGCAACCTGCGACGCATGAACCGCTACGGGATCCTGGGGCGCTACCTGCCGGAGTTCGGCTTCATCGTCGGGCAGATGCAGCATGACCTGTTCCACATCTACACGGTCGATGCCCACACGCTGAACCTGATCAAGCACCTGCGCAAGCTGCAATACACCCAGGTATCGGAGAAATTCCCACTGGCCAGCAAGCTCATGGGCAAGCTGCCCAAGCCTGAGCTTATCTACATGGCCGGGCTGTACCACGACATCGGCAAGGGCCGCCAGGGCGACCATTCGGAAATCGGCGCAGTGGATGCCGAAGCGTTCTGCCAGCGCCATCAGTTGCCAGCATGGGACAGCCGGCTGATCGTCTGGCTGGTGCAGAACCACCTGGTGATGTCCACCACCGCCCAGCGCAAGGACCTGTCCGACCCGCAGGTGATCCATGACTTCGCCCAGGTCGTCGGCGACGAAACGCGGCTGGACTACCTCTACGTGCTCACCGTGGCCGACATCAACGCCACCAACCCGACCCTGTGGAACTCCTGGCGGGCCAGCCTGTTGCGCCAGCTCTACACCGAGACCAAGCGTGCCTTGCGTCGCGGCCTGGAAAACCCGGTGGATCGCGAAGAGCAGATCCGCCGCACCCAGAGTGCCGCCCTGGATATCCTGGTACGCGGCGGTACCGACCCGGACGATGTCGAACAGCTCTGGTCGCAGCTGGGCGATGACTACTTCCTGCGCCACACCGCCGGCGACGTGGCCTGGCACAGCGATGCAATCCTTCAGCAACCGGCCGATGGCGGGCCCCTGGTGCTGATCAAGGAAACCACGCAACGCGAGTTCGAAGGCGGTACGCAAATCTTCATCTACGCCCCGGACCAGCATGATTTCTTCGCCGTGACCGTGGCCGCGATGGACCAGCTCAACCTCAACATCCATGACGCACGGATCATCACCTCCAGCAGCCAGTTCACCCTCGACACCTACATCGTGCTCGACACCGACGGCGATTCGATTGGCGACAACCCGGCACGGGTCAAGCAGATTCGCGACGGGCTCACCGAGGCCCTGCGCAATCCGGCGGACTACCCCACCATCATCCAGCGCCGGGTGCCACGCCAGCTCAAGCATTTTGCCTTTGCGCCCCAGGTGACGATCCACAACGATGCCCAGCGCCAGATCACGGTGCTGGAACTCAGCGCCCCGGACCGTCCCGGCCTGCTGGCGCGGATCGGCCATATTTTCCTGGAATTCGACCTGTCGCTGCAGAACGCCAAGATCGCCACCCTCGGCGAGCGGGTGGAAGACGTGTTCTTCATCACCGATGCCCACAACCAGCCGTTGTCCGATCCGCAACTGTGCAGCCGTCTGCAGGACGCGATCGTCCGGCACCTGAGCGTCAACCAGGAACCCGATGCTCACCCGACACGCATCAGCATCTGA
- the dapC gene encoding succinyldiaminopimelate transaminase produces the protein MNNALNQLQPYPFEKLRALLGSVTPNPDKRPIALSIGEPKHRSPSFVAEALASNLEKMAVYPTTLGIPELREAITGWCERRFNIPNGWLDPARHVLPVNGTREALFAFTQTVVNRGDDALVVSPNPFYQIYEGAAFLAGAKPHYLPCLDANGFNPDFDAVSPDIWKRCQILFLCSPGNPTGALIPVDVLKKLIALADEHDFVIAADECYSELYFDEQSPPPGLLNACVELGRKDFKRCVVFHSLSKRSNLPGLRSGFVAGDADVLKGFLLYRTYHGCAMPVQTQLASIAAWNDEEHVRANRALYREKFDAVLEILSPVLDVQRPDGSFYLWPNVAGDDAAFCRDLFEQEHVTVVPGSYLSRDVDGVNPGAGRVRMALVAPLAECVEAAERIRAFIQRRG, from the coding sequence ATGAACAACGCTTTGAACCAGTTGCAGCCCTACCCGTTCGAAAAGCTCCGTGCCCTGCTGGGCAGCGTCACGCCCAACCCCGACAAACGCCCCATCGCGCTGTCCATCGGCGAACCCAAGCATCGCTCGCCCAGCTTCGTGGCTGAAGCCCTGGCCAGTAATCTGGAAAAGATGGCTGTGTACCCGACCACCCTCGGCATCCCGGAACTGCGTGAAGCAATCACCGGCTGGTGCGAGCGTCGCTTCAATATACCCAACGGCTGGCTCGACCCGGCGCGTCATGTCTTGCCAGTCAACGGCACCCGCGAAGCGCTGTTCGCCTTCACCCAGACCGTGGTCAACCGTGGCGACGACGCCCTGGTCGTCAGCCCGAACCCCTTCTACCAGATCTACGAAGGCGCCGCGTTCCTGGCCGGGGCCAAGCCGCACTACCTGCCATGCCTGGACGCAAATGGCTTCAACCCGGATTTCGACGCCGTGTCGCCAGACATCTGGAAACGCTGCCAGATCCTGTTCCTGTGCTCCCCTGGCAACCCGACCGGTGCCCTGATTCCGGTGGATGTGCTGAAGAAGCTCATCGCCTTGGCCGACGAGCACGATTTCGTGATCGCTGCGGACGAGTGCTACAGCGAACTGTATTTCGACGAACAGAGCCCGCCGCCGGGCCTGCTCAACGCCTGCGTCGAACTGGGTCGCAAGGACTTCAAGCGCTGCGTGGTGTTCCACAGCCTGTCCAAGCGCTCCAACCTGCCAGGCCTGCGCTCCGGCTTCGTCGCCGGCGATGCGGACGTTCTCAAAGGCTTTTTGCTGTACCGCACCTATCATGGCTGCGCGATGCCGGTCCAGACCCAACTGGCGAGCATCGCTGCATGGAACGACGAAGAGCACGTGCGGGCCAACCGCGCGCTGTACCGGGAGAAATTCGACGCCGTGCTGGAAATCCTCAGCCCGGTGCTGGACGTGCAACGCCCCGACGGCAGCTTCTACCTGTGGCCGAATGTGGCCGGCGATGATGCAGCGTTCTGCCGCGACCTGTTCGAACAGGAACATGTGACCGTGGTACCGGGCTCCTACCTGTCCCGCGATGTGGACGGCGTCAACCCAGGGGCCGGGCGCGTGCGCATGGCCCTGGTGGCGCCACTGGCAGAATGCGTGGAAGCGGCGGAACGGATCCGCGCGTTTATCCAGCGTCGGGGTTGA
- a CDS encoding Na+/H+ antiporter, with the protein MQSAYTVLILLTLVGVSRLIGRLIPLPLPLVQIGAGAVLAWPSLGLHVTLDPELFLFLFLPPLLFSDGWRMPKRELWRLRGPILTLAVGLVLFTVVGAGYFIHWLLPDIPLPMAFALAAVLSPTDAVAVSAIARDRLPGPLMHMLQGEALMNDASGLVTFKFALAAAVTGVFSLANASVTFVLVAVGGLLVGVALSWLMGRLRAWMVARGWDDPATHVVFMLLLPFAAYVVAERLGASGILSAVAAGMMQSWLDLLPRQTGTRLLNRSVWALLEFAFNGLIFLLLGLQLPDIIKAVTSHETTLWPTLFYRCLDVVVIFLVLLVLRFVWVQSIWRLSGLLRRWRGKGELTLVPTARSCWLLTFGGVRGAVTLAGVLSVPLLLGAGEPFPERDLLIFIAAGVILLSLIAACIALPLLLKGIEKSPDDKRRNEVRDAWRKTAEAAIRALEVEEPSEATSTPDAAQAALATEVKARLMSEYRHQLDVFNDSAEAQALAFEMDLLERRLRLKAYRAQRLELYRLSRHHQIGDDVLREVLGELDLAEANLGLGK; encoded by the coding sequence ATGCAAAGCGCCTACACCGTCCTGATCCTGCTGACGCTGGTGGGCGTCTCACGCCTGATCGGACGGTTGATCCCCCTGCCGTTGCCCCTGGTCCAGATCGGCGCCGGTGCCGTGCTGGCCTGGCCGTCCCTGGGCCTGCATGTCACCCTCGACCCGGAACTGTTCCTGTTTCTCTTCCTGCCGCCACTGCTGTTCTCCGATGGCTGGCGCATGCCCAAGCGCGAACTGTGGCGCCTGCGCGGGCCGATCCTGACCCTGGCGGTGGGGCTGGTGTTGTTCACCGTGGTGGGTGCCGGGTATTTCATTCATTGGTTGTTGCCGGATATTCCACTGCCGATGGCTTTCGCCCTGGCGGCGGTGCTGTCGCCCACCGACGCGGTGGCGGTCTCGGCGATTGCCCGCGACCGCTTGCCTGGGCCCCTGATGCACATGCTCCAGGGCGAGGCGCTGATGAACGACGCCTCGGGCCTGGTGACGTTCAAGTTTGCCTTGGCGGCGGCTGTCACTGGCGTGTTTTCCCTGGCCAACGCCAGCGTGACGTTCGTGCTGGTGGCGGTAGGTGGGCTGCTCGTCGGGGTCGCCTTGAGCTGGTTGATGGGACGCCTGCGAGCCTGGATGGTCGCCCGGGGCTGGGACGACCCGGCCACCCACGTGGTGTTCATGTTGTTGCTACCCTTCGCCGCCTACGTGGTGGCTGAGCGACTGGGCGCCTCGGGCATTCTCTCGGCGGTGGCGGCGGGGATGATGCAGAGCTGGCTCGACCTGCTGCCACGCCAGACCGGTACGCGGCTGCTCAATCGCAGTGTCTGGGCGCTGCTGGAGTTCGCCTTCAACGGTTTGATCTTCCTGCTGTTGGGCTTGCAGTTACCGGACATCATCAAGGCCGTGACCAGCCACGAAACCACGCTGTGGCCAACCCTGTTCTACCGCTGCCTGGATGTCGTGGTGATTTTCCTGGTGCTGCTGGTGCTGCGGTTCGTCTGGGTGCAGAGCATCTGGCGCCTGTCCGGGTTGTTGCGGCGCTGGCGCGGCAAGGGGGAACTGACACTGGTGCCCACCGCGCGCTCCTGCTGGCTGCTGACGTTCGGTGGGGTGAGAGGCGCGGTGACCCTGGCGGGCGTGCTCTCTGTGCCGTTGCTATTGGGCGCGGGCGAGCCCTTTCCCGAGCGGGACCTGCTGATCTTCATTGCCGCCGGGGTGATCCTGTTGTCATTGATCGCGGCCTGCATTGCCTTGCCGCTGTTACTGAAGGGCATCGAGAAAAGCCCCGATGACAAGCGCCGCAACGAAGTCCGCGATGCCTGGCGCAAGACTGCTGAAGCGGCGATCCGCGCGCTGGAAGTGGAGGAGCCGAGTGAGGCGACAAGTACGCCGGATGCGGCCCAGGCGGCGCTGGCCACTGAGGTCAAGGCGCGGTTGATGTCCGAGTATCGTCATCAGCTCGACGTGTTCAACGATTCCGCCGAGGCCCAGGCGTTGGCATTCGAAATGGACCTGCTGGAGCGCCGGCTGCGCTTGAAGGCTTATCGGGCGCAACGGCTGGAGTTGTATCGCCTCAGTCGTCATCACCAGATCGGGGATGATGTACTGCGTGAGGTGCTGGGGGAGTTGGATCTGGCAGAGGCGAATCTGGGGTTGGGTAAATAG
- a CDS encoding arsenate reductase: MKKARTWLDEHAVRYEFHDYKSAGIDREHLTQWCNEHGWQVVLNRAGTTFRKLDDERKADLDQTKAIELMLAQPSMIKRPVLDLGDRTLIGFKPDIYAAEIK, encoded by the coding sequence ATGAAAAAAGCGCGCACCTGGCTCGATGAACACGCAGTACGCTACGAATTTCACGACTACAAGAGCGCCGGCATCGACCGTGAGCACCTGACCCAATGGTGCAACGAGCATGGCTGGCAAGTGGTGTTGAACCGTGCCGGTACGACCTTTCGCAAGCTCGATGACGAACGCAAAGCCGATCTCGACCAGACGAAAGCCATCGAACTGATGCTCGCCCAACCCTCGATGATCAAGCGCCCGGTGCTCGATCTCGGTGACCGAACCCTGATTGGCTTCAAGCCAGATATTTATGCGGCAGAGATCAAGTAA
- the dapD gene encoding 2,3,4,5-tetrahydropyridine-2,6-dicarboxylate N-succinyltransferase, giving the protein MSTTLFSLAFGVGTQNRQGAWLEVFYAQPLLNPSADIVKAIAPILGYTEGNQAISFTTAQASQLADALKGVDAAQAALLTRLAESHKPLVATLLAEDAQLSSTPEAYLKLHLLSHRLVKPHGLNLAGIFPLLPNVAWTSQGAIDLSELAEHQLEARLRGELLEVFSVDKFPKMTDYVVPAGVRIADAARIRLGAYVGEGTTVMHEGFVNFNAGTEGPGMIEGRVSAGVFVGKGSDLGGGCSTMGTLSGGGNIVIKVGEGCLIGANAGIGIPLGDRNTVESGLYVTAGTKVALLDENNQLVKVVKARDLAGQPDLLFRRNSETGAVECKTHKSAIELNEALHAHN; this is encoded by the coding sequence ATGTCCACTACCCTGTTCAGCCTGGCCTTCGGTGTCGGCACCCAAAACCGCCAAGGCGCCTGGCTGGAAGTGTTCTACGCACAGCCACTGCTCAATCCTTCGGCCGACATTGTCAAGGCCATCGCGCCGATCCTGGGCTACACCGAAGGCAACCAGGCCATCAGCTTCACCACCGCCCAGGCCTCGCAACTGGCCGATGCCCTCAAGGGTGTCGATGCCGCCCAAGCCGCGCTGCTGACCCGTCTGGCCGAGAGCCACAAGCCGTTGGTCGCCACCCTGCTGGCCGAAGATGCACAACTGAGTTCCACCCCCGAGGCGTACCTCAAGCTGCACCTGTTGTCCCATCGCCTGGTCAAGCCCCACGGCCTGAACCTGGCCGGTATCTTCCCGCTGCTGCCGAACGTGGCCTGGACCAGCCAGGGCGCGATCGACCTGAGCGAACTGGCCGAGCACCAGCTTGAAGCCCGCCTGCGCGGCGAATTGCTGGAAGTGTTCTCGGTGGACAAGTTCCCGAAAATGACCGACTACGTGGTCCCGGCCGGCGTGCGCATCGCCGACGCCGCGCGTATCCGCCTGGGCGCCTATGTGGGTGAAGGCACCACGGTCATGCACGAAGGTTTCGTCAACTTCAACGCCGGCACCGAAGGCCCCGGCATGATCGAAGGTCGTGTTTCGGCAGGCGTATTCGTCGGCAAGGGTTCGGACCTGGGCGGCGGTTGCTCCACCATGGGCACCCTGTCGGGCGGCGGCAACATCGTGATCAAGGTCGGCGAAGGCTGCCTGATCGGTGCCAACGCCGGTATCGGCATTCCGTTGGGCGACCGCAATACCGTGGAGTCGGGCCTGTATGTCACCGCCGGCACCAAGGTGGCGCTGCTGGACGAGAACAACCAACTGGTCAAGGTGGTCAAGGCCCGCGACCTGGCCGGCCAGCCCGACCTGCTGTTCCGCCGCAATTCCGAGACCGGCGCGGTGGAATGCAAGACCCACAAGTCGGCCATCGAGCTGAACGAAGCACTGCACGCGCACAACTAA
- a CDS encoding cysteine desulfurase, with the protein MLIQSPWRADFPAIAALQRQGQTYLDSAATTQKPQALLDALTHYYANGAANVHRAQHLPGAHATQAFEDSRLKVSQWLNAQGCGQIVFTHGATSALNLLAYGLEHLFHPGDEIAISALEHHANLLPWQQLAERRSLTLVVLPLDADGVIDLEAATGLIGPRTRLLAVSQLSNVLGAWQPLPALLALAKAQGALTAIDGAQGVVHGRHDVEALGCDFYVFSSHKLYGPDGLGVLFGRTDALGKLRHWQFGGEMVQQADYHSATFRAAPLGFEAGTPPIASVIGLGATLDYLSALDSQAVIDHEAALHDYLLHGLLARNGIRLLGNPRLALVSFVVEGIHNADLAHLLTEQGIAVRAGHHCAMPLFKHLKLSGAIRVSLALYNDSADIERFFDALDQALEMLR; encoded by the coding sequence ATGTTGATCCAATCCCCCTGGCGGGCCGATTTCCCGGCCATCGCCGCCCTGCAACGGCAAGGCCAGACCTACCTGGACAGTGCCGCCACCACGCAGAAACCCCAAGCCCTGTTGGATGCCCTGACGCATTACTACGCCAATGGCGCGGCCAACGTGCACCGGGCGCAGCATCTGCCGGGGGCTCACGCCACCCAGGCGTTCGAAGACAGTCGCCTCAAGGTGTCGCAATGGCTCAATGCACAGGGTTGCGGGCAGATCGTCTTTACCCATGGCGCGACCTCCGCGCTGAATCTGCTGGCCTATGGGCTGGAACATCTATTCCACCCGGGCGATGAGATCGCCATCAGCGCCCTGGAACACCACGCCAACCTGCTGCCGTGGCAGCAGTTGGCCGAGCGCCGATCGTTGACCCTGGTGGTGTTGCCCCTGGATGCCGACGGAGTGATCGACCTGGAAGCCGCCACCGGCCTTATCGGCCCCCGGACACGCTTGCTGGCGGTCAGTCAGCTGTCCAATGTGCTGGGGGCCTGGCAGCCATTGCCGGCGCTGCTGGCCCTGGCCAAGGCCCAGGGCGCGCTGACAGCGATCGACGGCGCCCAGGGCGTGGTCCATGGCCGCCACGATGTGGAGGCGCTGGGCTGCGACTTTTACGTGTTTTCCAGCCACAAACTCTACGGCCCGGACGGGCTGGGCGTGCTGTTCGGCCGTACCGACGCCCTTGGCAAGCTGCGTCATTGGCAGTTCGGCGGCGAAATGGTGCAACAGGCCGACTACCACAGCGCCACTTTCCGTGCGGCGCCGCTGGGCTTCGAAGCCGGTACGCCGCCGATTGCCAGCGTGATCGGGTTGGGCGCGACCCTGGACTACCTGTCCGCGCTCGATTCGCAAGCGGTCATCGATCATGAAGCGGCGCTGCATGACTACCTGCTCCATGGCCTGCTGGCTCGCAACGGCATTCGCCTGCTGGGCAACCCTCGCCTGGCCCTGGTCAGTTTCGTGGTCGAAGGCATCCACAACGCCGACCTGGCGCATCTGCTGACCGAGCAAGGCATTGCCGTACGCGCCGGGCATCACTGCGCGATGCCGCTGTTCAAGCATTTGAAGCTGTCCGGGGCGATCCGCGTGTCGCTGGCGCTGTACAACGACTCCGCCGACATCGAGCGTTTCTTCGACGCCTTGGATCAGGCCTTGGAGATGTTGCGATGA
- a CDS encoding SufE family protein — translation MNLPTDAATALRVFQDASGWEQRARLLMQWGERLPPLNDEDKCEANLVHGCESQVWLVGRLHDGHWQFCAGSDARLIRGLVALLLARVNGLPAEELRQVDLPDWFNQLGLSRQLSPSRSNGLNAVLKRMLELTQ, via the coding sequence ATGAACCTGCCGACCGATGCCGCCACGGCGCTACGGGTTTTCCAGGACGCTTCAGGCTGGGAACAACGGGCACGGCTGCTGATGCAATGGGGTGAACGCCTGCCGCCGCTGAATGACGAGGACAAGTGCGAGGCCAACCTCGTCCACGGCTGTGAAAGCCAGGTATGGTTGGTGGGTCGCTTGCACGACGGGCACTGGCAGTTTTGCGCCGGCAGCGATGCGCGGTTGATCCGTGGCCTGGTGGCGTTGCTGCTGGCGCGGGTCAACGGGTTGCCCGCTGAGGAGTTGCGGCAGGTGGATTTGCCGGATTGGTTCAACCAGCTGGGATTGTCGCGGCAGCTGTCGCCGTCCCGTAGCAACGGTTTGAATGCGGTGTTGAAGCGGATGCTGGAGTTGACTCAGTAA
- the tcdA gene encoding tRNA cyclic N6-threonylcarbamoyladenosine(37) synthase TcdA, with protein MSTDDPRFAGIARLYGIEGLERLRAAHVAIVGVGGVGSWAAEAIARCGVGEISLFDLDDVCVSNANRQLHALDSTVGKPKVQVMAERLRGINPDCTVHAVADFVTRDTMAEYITPNIDCVIDCIDSVNAKAALIAWCKRRKIQIITTGGAGGQIDPTLIQVCDLNRTFNDPLASKVRSTLRRDYGFSRTVTRHYSVPCVFSTEQLRYPKPDGSICLQKSFVGDGVKLDCAGGFGAVMMVTATFGMVAATKAVDKIVAGVRRPADRVKPQV; from the coding sequence ATGAGTACAGACGATCCACGCTTTGCCGGCATCGCCCGTTTGTATGGCATCGAGGGCCTGGAACGCCTGCGGGCGGCCCATGTGGCGATCGTCGGGGTCGGCGGGGTCGGTTCCTGGGCGGCGGAAGCCATTGCCCGTTGCGGCGTGGGCGAGATTTCGCTGTTCGACCTGGACGACGTCTGTGTCAGCAACGCCAATCGTCAGCTGCATGCCCTCGACAGCACCGTCGGCAAACCCAAGGTGCAGGTGATGGCCGAGCGTTTGCGCGGGATCAACCCCGACTGCACGGTGCACGCGGTGGCGGATTTCGTCACCCGCGACACCATGGCCGAATACATCACGCCGAACATCGACTGCGTGATCGACTGCATCGACAGTGTCAATGCCAAGGCCGCGCTGATTGCCTGGTGCAAGCGTCGCAAGATCCAGATCATCACCACGGGCGGCGCAGGCGGGCAGATCGACCCGACGCTGATCCAGGTATGCGACCTGAACCGTACGTTCAATGATCCGCTGGCGTCGAAAGTGCGTTCCACCTTGCGCCGCGACTACGGTTTTTCCCGCACCGTGACCCGTCACTACAGCGTGCCCTGTGTGTTTTCCACCGAACAGCTGCGCTACCCGAAACCGGACGGCAGCATTTGTCTGCAGAAGAGTTTTGTCGGCGATGGCGTGAAGCTCGACTGCGCCGGAGGGTTCGGCGCGGTCATGATGGTCACGGCGACATTCGGCATGGTCGCGGCGACCAAGGCTGTGGATAAGATCGTGGCGGGTGTGCGACGACCGGCGGACAGGGTCAAGCCTCAGGTTTGA
- the dapE gene encoding succinyl-diaminopimelate desuccinylase, giving the protein MTAHADLSPTLQLACDLIRRPSVTPVDADCQKLMMQRLGNAGFKLEPMRFEDVDNFWASHGKHEGPVLCFAGHTDVVPTGPVQAWQLDPFDAVIDEHGMLCGRGAADMKGSLAAMVVAAERFVTDYPDHKGSVAFLITSDEEGPAHHGTKAVVERLKARQERLDWCIVGEPSSTTLVGDVVKNGRRGSLGAQLTVRGKQGHVAYPHLAKNPIHLAAPALAELAAEHWDHGNDFFPPTSFQISNLNAGTGATNVIPGDLVAVFNFRFSTESTVEGLQQRVADILDKHQLDWHIDWALSGLPFLTEPGALLDAVSSSIRDVTGRETQASTSGGTSDGRFIATMGTQVVELGPVNATIHQVNERVLAADLDVLTEIYYKTLIKLLA; this is encoded by the coding sequence ATGACGGCCCACGCCGACCTCTCGCCGACCCTGCAACTTGCCTGCGACCTGATCCGCCGTCCGTCCGTGACGCCCGTGGATGCCGACTGTCAGAAACTGATGATGCAGCGCCTGGGCAACGCAGGCTTCAAGCTCGAACCCATGCGCTTCGAGGATGTGGATAACTTCTGGGCCAGCCATGGCAAGCACGAGGGGCCGGTGCTGTGCTTCGCCGGGCATACCGACGTGGTGCCCACCGGCCCGGTACAGGCCTGGCAGCTCGATCCGTTCGATGCGGTCATCGACGAGCATGGGATGCTCTGCGGCCGTGGCGCGGCGGACATGAAAGGCAGCCTGGCGGCGATGGTGGTGGCGGCCGAGCGTTTTGTCACCGACTACCCGGACCACAAGGGTTCGGTCGCCTTCCTGATCACCAGCGATGAAGAAGGCCCGGCCCACCACGGCACCAAGGCTGTGGTGGAACGCCTCAAGGCCCGCCAGGAACGACTGGACTGGTGCATCGTCGGCGAACCGTCGAGCACCACGCTGGTGGGCGATGTGGTCAAGAACGGCCGCCGCGGCTCCCTCGGCGCGCAATTGACCGTGCGCGGCAAGCAGGGCCACGTGGCTTACCCACACCTGGCGAAGAACCCGATCCACCTGGCGGCGCCGGCGCTGGCGGAACTGGCCGCCGAACATTGGGACCACGGCAACGACTTCTTCCCGCCCACCAGCTTCCAGATCTCCAACCTCAACGCCGGCACTGGCGCGACCAACGTGATTCCGGGCGACCTGGTGGCGGTGTTCAACTTCCGCTTTTCCACCGAATCCACCGTCGAAGGCCTGCAACAGCGAGTTGCCGACATCCTCGACAAGCATCAACTGGACTGGCACATCGACTGGGCACTGTCCGGCCTGCCGTTCCTCACCGAACCGGGTGCGCTGCTGGACGCCGTGTCTTCCAGCATCCGGGACGTCACCGGGCGTGAAACCCAGGCGTCCACCAGCGGCGGTACGTCCGACGGGCGCTTCATCGCCACCATGGGAACGCAAGTGGTGGAACTGGGGCCGGTCAACGCCACCATCCACCAGGTCAACGAACGCGTGCTGGCGGCCGATCTCGACGTACTGACCGAGATCTACTACAAGACGCTGATCAAGTTACTCGCCTGA